taagattaaaaaaaagtgtaCATATTCTCCAAAATGAGAGTGAGGAAGTGGTACAGACTGACATTCATCATGCCTGATTTCTTACTCTTTGTCATTGCCTTACAGTCAAACCTTCTAAGCCCTTCTGCAGCATCCAAGGAATAGCAGAAACTGGCCATCCTATATCTCTTACTTGCCTTTCGGTGCTTGGAACACCTTCCCCTGTGTACTACTGGTATAAACTTGAAGGAGGAAACATTGTCCCAGTGAAAGAAAACTTCAGTAAGTATGTATCTTTGCTGCGCCTGGCACGGCCTGCTGTGTGGGCTTGGTTGACAGCATGTATATGTGACTGGCTGCTCATCCTTAGAGCTCAGTCCTCTGTTTTTCTGGGAGGGAAATGTACAAAGAATGTCAGCCTGTCATCAAAATGATTGTCCTCTGGTCTTCTCCCTAACTTCTAAAAGTCAAGACCATTTTTAGCTTGCAGGTGGTGGGTATAGAGAAAATAGGCATGGTCCCAGATGGGAGTCTTGAGGGATCTAGTTGATCCATCTCCAGAAAGGGAGGCCAATCTGAGGAAGTGGGTGGGAATTGGATGGTCTGCTCCATTCACATGATCTGTACTGACATACAAGATTTCAAAACACTATTTTCTGATATTGACAGACCCAGCCACCGGGATTTTGTTTATTGGAAACCTGACCAGTTTTGAACAAGGTTATTACCAGTGCACTGCTATTAACATCCTTGGCAATAGTTCCTGTGAAATTGACCTAACTACTCCATGTAAGTGGATCATATAACTTTAACAGTTTCTCCTTAAGTATCCTGTGCCTGCCAATCAAGTCACTTAGAATTCTTTTTTAGTCCTTCCTGACTCTGGAGATTTTGGTGCTTTATTTATAGAATGATACGATGGACGACCATCCTAATATCTAATGCTTACATAATACTTCATATATGTAGAGTTCTAGGACTTTCCACGGTCCCAGCCTATACAAGGCACTATCCCGCTATATGAATGCCCTGAATATTCCCCACTGGTCACAGATGCACGGGATGGGGCAGACACTGTGCTCCATTTTACTAACCAGCTGCTTGTATCCTCCAGATCCAGGAATTGGAATCATTGTTGGGGCCTTTGTGGGGACCCTGATAggtgtcatcatcatcatctctgtGGTGTGGTTTGTGAGGCGTAAGGTAAAGGCaaaggggaaggaaaggaagaggaattcTAAAACCACCACAGAACTCGAGTAAGACCTTACTTCTGCTGTCTTTCCTTGAATAGACATGTCTCAGGCCTATCTCTCTCAGTCAGCTCTTCCTAAGCACGCCTTTTAGCATAAGATAGAGGGCCATCTCTCTGCTCGCTCTCATTGCTTTTATGAAAGAGCGGTGATGGCTATCACGTACTGGGTACTGTGTGCCAGACTCTGTTCTAAGCAATTTTATGTATATCAACTCATTTACCTGTGACAACAGTCCTTTTAGGgctaagaaaatgttttaatatattccTCTACTTGTCTTTCTATGAAcaggaaataaaatacaatttttaatattattttttatggaaCAAGGGGTCAATAGACACAAAACTGCTGACAGCCCAGGCTCTTGCCCACTCTGTTCTTCCTCATCAAATGTATATCACACATGTTCATTTGTTCTTCCCTCCATTTCTGTGCTTCCACAACTATGTATTGGGTACCAACCAAGTGCCAAGTATTGTGCTAGATGGAGTGGGTGCTAGAGAGGCACTGGAGCCATGGATTTGGCCCCCAACGATCATGTTAGATCTTTATACCCTTTCCTCCTGACATCAGTTTTCCTGCCTCTTAAACAGTGGTTTGTTTCTCTTGACAGTATACTTATACAGTTAAGACCTAACCTTTCTGCACCCTAAATGGAGACCCATGGTCTGACAGTGAGTCAGACTATCAGAAATCACAGAGGTTTGGGACCTATGGTCACTGAGGCTACAGAGCCTGTGGCTCCACATGAGATGTCAGACCCTAACTTGTTCTTGCCTGGGCCTTCTTCCCACAGACCAATGACAAAGATAAACCAAAGAATGGAGGGTGAGACAATGCCACATGAAGATGCCATCCAACTCGAAGCCACCCTTCTGTCTTCCACCCATGAGACTGAGCCTAATACCACCCTGGGGCCAGATCATGAGCCTATCCCCGAGCCTGAGCCTGCCTTGCAGCCTACTGTGGAGCCACCCTCTGGGCCTGAGCTTGTCCCCATGTCTGAGCTTGAGATCCAGCTGGAGCCAGAGCCTGCGCCCCAGCAGGAGCCCGAGCCCTTGATTGTAGATGAGCCATTTTGTGATGAGGAGAAGAAGGTGATTAAGCCATAGGCCAGCGGCCTGAGTACAATGTTCATCACCAAGGAACCCATTAGTGGCATGTGGAATTGAGTTGACCTAACTAATTTCCCACCACCTGCCTCCATTCTGGCCAACCCTCTTCTAACATGGAGCTCTTACCATCAATCCAGAATAACTACTAAATAAACGCAAGGGTTCCTGCATTACCAGTCTAGAGTACTTAATTTCACTAACCTGTAAACACAATTAATGACAAGTGATTCTGAACTCAGTTGAAGGTGTTTTGCCACAACACCTGTGTCTTATTTCAGAAatcttatttctctatttttagcTACTCTTTGGCATTCCACATGCACACATGACAAGGTGCCATTAACTGGATTCAATATTATTTCTTGGATTTGCTGTTATCAGAGCTTCCCTATTCATTTTCACATTGATCACTAAGAATGCACCAGCATTATCTCATagactggagaaaaaaaattcttaaaattccaGAGAAGAAAGGGTACATATTAATTAGTACATACCATTTAAAACTAGGTCTTAAAATTAATGCTTCATTTATCGTATTAGATTTCCCAGGGAACCACTCTGCTATCCAATATCTGAGCacagcaaaattttaaattaaatcaactttttaaatgcaaaataat
This DNA window, taken from Bubalus kerabau isolate K-KA32 ecotype Philippines breed swamp buffalo chromosome X, PCC_UOA_SB_1v2, whole genome shotgun sequence, encodes the following:
- the VSIG1 gene encoding V-set and immunoglobulin domain-containing protein 1: MGLTFWKVFLILNCLAGQVNGVQVTIPDSFVNVTVGSDVTLICTYTTTVASLNKLSIQWTFFHKEASQPVSIYYSEGGQATAIGKFKDRIVGSNTSGNASITISHMQPEDSGIYICDVNNPPDFSGKNQGTISVSVLVKPSKPFCSIQGIAETGHPISLTCLSVLGTPSPVYYWYKLEGGNIVPVKENFNPATGILFIGNLTSFEQGYYQCTAINILGNSSCEIDLTTPYPGIGIIVGAFVGTLIGVIIIISVVWFVRRKVKAKGKERKRNSKTTTELEPMTKINQRMEGETMPHEDAIQLEATLLSSTHETEPNTTLGPDHEPIPEPEPALQPTVEPPSGPELVPMSELEIQLEPEPAPQQEPEPLIVDEPFCDEEKKVIKP